The Gammaproteobacteria bacterium genome includes a window with the following:
- the codA gene encoding cytosine deaminase → MKKFTNALIYRQHDEASEILVDKGVIKQIGKNLPKADEEIDLQGRLVVPPYVDAHLHLDYVYTAGNEGATNTSGTLFEGIARWHDVKKTQTLEDARERALKGIQEEVSRGVQFIRTHIDVDDPRLTGLKAMLEIREQLKDNVTIQIVAFPQEGMYAYKGGDEMIEEALKMGADCVGSIPHFEWAREIGEKSIHRTVELAVKYDKLIDVHCDETDDVMSRFVELLNALVMAEGMGTRTAASHTCSFGSADNAYAFRMMSLFRQSGLNFISLPTENAYLQGRQDTYPKRRGLTRVKELWESGINVCFGQDSINDPWYPVGNGNLMNILDNGIHLAQTMSFEELDKCLDLITYNGAKTLNVEDQYGIEAGKPANFLVLDASSPFEAVRQRADVLASIRHGEYLFKRPDPGYEIMPDVFRKTK, encoded by the coding sequence ATGAAGAAATTCACCAACGCACTGATCTACCGACAACACGATGAAGCCAGCGAGATCCTGGTCGATAAAGGCGTCATCAAACAGATCGGCAAGAATCTGCCCAAGGCAGACGAGGAAATCGACCTGCAGGGTCGTCTGGTGGTTCCGCCCTATGTGGATGCCCACCTGCACCTGGACTACGTGTACACCGCCGGCAACGAAGGCGCCACGAATACCAGCGGCACGCTGTTCGAAGGCATCGCCCGCTGGCACGATGTCAAGAAAACCCAGACGCTTGAGGATGCCAGGGAACGTGCGCTCAAGGGCATCCAGGAAGAGGTTTCCAGAGGTGTCCAGTTCATCCGTACCCACATCGACGTGGATGATCCCAGACTGACCGGGCTGAAGGCGATGCTGGAGATCCGGGAGCAGCTCAAGGACAACGTTACCATTCAGATCGTCGCATTCCCGCAGGAGGGTATGTACGCTTACAAGGGTGGCGACGAGATGATCGAGGAGGCGCTGAAGATGGGCGCGGACTGTGTCGGCTCCATCCCGCACTTCGAGTGGGCCCGCGAGATCGGCGAGAAATCCATCCACCGCACCGTTGAGCTGGCCGTCAAGTACGACAAACTGATCGACGTGCATTGCGACGAGACCGACGACGTGATGAGCCGCTTCGTCGAGCTGCTCAATGCCCTGGTGATGGCCGAGGGTATGGGTACTCGCACGGCTGCGAGCCACACCTGCTCTTTCGGCTCGGCGGACAATGCCTACGCGTTCCGCATGATGAGTCTGTTTCGGCAGTCGGGGCTGAACTTCATCTCACTGCCAACCGAGAATGCCTATCTGCAGGGCCGGCAGGACACCTATCCCAAGCGGCGCGGTCTGACCCGGGTGAAGGAGCTGTGGGAAAGCGGCATCAATGTGTGTTTCGGCCAGGACTCCATCAACGATCCGTGGTACCCGGTCGGCAACGGCAACCTGATGAATATTCTGGACAACGGCATTCACCTGGCGCAGACCATGTCGTTCGAGGAACTGGATAAGTGCCTTGACCTGATCACTTACAACGGCGCCAAGACGTTGAACGTGGAAGATCAGTACGGCATCGAAGCAGGCAAACCGGCCAATTTCCTGGTGCTGGACGCCAGTTCGCCCTTCGAAGCTGTGCGCCAGCGTGCTGATGTGCTGGCATCGATCCGCCATGGCGAATACCTGTTCAAACGCCCCGACCCGGGCTACGAGATCATGCCCGATGTTTTCAGGAAAACAAAGTGA
- a CDS encoding DUF4279 domain-containing protein — MASNQARAYFALSGYHFNPDDITRLLGIQPTSINAAGAASGLDKPVISSWELSTDTITDDVDVYDLTGKLIKQVEPAKEKILQVIKSHNLSPRIGVVLVLSTDKDESVPDVGFGARTIRFLADIGAFINVDYRLSERI; from the coding sequence ATGGCATCTAATCAAGCACGGGCCTACTTCGCGCTGAGTGGTTATCATTTCAATCCAGACGACATCACTCGCCTGCTGGGCATACAACCCACCTCAATCAATGCCGCTGGTGCGGCCAGTGGGTTGGACAAGCCTGTGATCAGTTCATGGGAGTTATCGACGGATACGATCACTGATGATGTGGACGTTTATGACTTGACTGGAAAACTCATCAAGCAAGTGGAGCCGGCCAAGGAAAAGATCCTGCAGGTGATTAAAAGCCACAACTTGTCCCCCAGAATCGGGGTGGTCCTGGTTTTGTCGACTGATAAAGATGAATCAGTACCCGACGTTGGTTTTGGTGCCAGAACAATCCGCTTTCTGGCGGATATCGGGGCTTTCATAAATGTGGATTACCGGCTTTCTGAGCGTATCTAA
- a CDS encoding acetoin reductase: MSIDGKVVLITGAGQGIGRAIALRLAKDGAHIAVVDINDANTSAVAEEVSKLGRKATTFKADVTNRDDVYAAIEHTEKALGGFDVMINNAGIAQVQPLADVTPEEVDKILKVNVQGVLWGIQAAAKKFQQRKQKGKIISASSIAGHDGFAMLGVYSATKFAVRALTQVAAQEYASAGITVNAYCPGIVGTDMWVEIDQRFAELTGAAVGATYKKYVEGIALGRAQTPEDVAAFVSFLAGPDSDYMTGQAPLIDGGLVYR, encoded by the coding sequence ATGAGTATCGACGGAAAAGTAGTTCTCATAACCGGCGCGGGCCAGGGCATCGGCCGCGCTATCGCGCTCAGGCTGGCAAAGGACGGCGCGCACATCGCGGTCGTGGATATCAATGATGCAAACACGAGTGCGGTCGCGGAGGAGGTAAGCAAATTGGGCCGCAAGGCGACGACCTTCAAGGCCGATGTTACCAACCGTGACGATGTCTATGCCGCGATCGAGCATACCGAGAAGGCGCTCGGTGGTTTTGACGTCATGATCAACAACGCCGGTATCGCGCAGGTTCAGCCGCTCGCCGACGTCACGCCCGAGGAAGTGGACAAGATACTGAAGGTCAATGTGCAGGGCGTGTTATGGGGCATCCAGGCTGCAGCCAAGAAGTTCCAGCAGCGCAAGCAGAAGGGCAAGATCATCAGCGCTTCATCCATCGCCGGGCATGACGGCTTTGCCATGCTTGGCGTCTACTCCGCGACCAAGTTTGCGGTGCGGGCGCTGACACAGGTGGCGGCGCAGGAGTATGCGAGTGCCGGGATCACGGTCAACGCCTACTGCCCCGGCATCGTCGGCACCGATATGTGGGTAGAGATCGACCAGCGGTTTGCCGAGCTTACAGGCGCGGCGGTGGGCGCGACCTACAAGAAGTATGTCGAGGGCATCGCGCTGGGCCGGGCGCAGACGCCGGAGGACGTTGCCGCGTTCGTGTCGTTCCTGGCGGGCCCCGATTCGGATTACATGACAGGGCAGGCCCCTCTCATAGACGGCGGACTGGTGTACCGATAG
- a CDS encoding pirin family protein encodes MMQVRKAADRGVAEHGWLSSRHTFSFADYRDPDQIGFSDLRVINEDRVAPGQGFGTHPHRDMEIFSYVLEGTLAHSDSMGTGSQIKPGDVQLMSAGSGVTHSEFNGSEDEPVHFLQIWIVPEHTGGAPVYQQQHFSDVDKRGRLHLIISPDGRDGSLRIQQDTNVYAGLFDGDESATLTLDRNRHAYVHVARGSIELDGVKLEAGDGVRLRNPQTLQLTAGKDAEVLVFDLRPQEVPQMP; translated from the coding sequence ATGATGCAAGTACGCAAGGCTGCTGACCGCGGCGTGGCCGAGCACGGCTGGCTGAGCTCGCGCCACACCTTTTCGTTCGCCGACTACCGGGACCCCGATCAGATCGGCTTCTCCGATCTGCGCGTGATCAACGAAGATCGCGTGGCACCGGGTCAGGGCTTTGGCACACATCCGCACCGCGACATGGAGATCTTTTCGTACGTGCTGGAAGGTACCCTGGCGCACAGCGACAGTATGGGTACCGGCTCGCAGATCAAGCCCGGCGACGTGCAGCTGATGAGCGCCGGCAGCGGCGTCACCCACAGCGAGTTCAACGGCTCCGAGGATGAGCCGGTACATTTTCTGCAGATCTGGATCGTGCCGGAGCACACCGGTGGCGCGCCGGTCTATCAGCAACAGCACTTCAGCGACGTGGACAAGCGTGGGCGTCTGCACCTGATCATCTCGCCCGATGGTCGCGACGGCTCGCTGCGTATCCAGCAGGATACCAACGTCTACGCTGGTCTGTTTGATGGCGATGAAAGTGCCACACTGACGCTGGACAGGAACCGCCACGCCTATGTGCATGTCGCCCGTGGCAGCATCGAACTCGACGGCGTGAAGCTGGAGGCCGGTGACGGTGTGCGCCTGCGCAACCCGCAGACGCTGCAGCTGACCGCCGGCAAGGATGCCGAGGTACTGGTGTTCGACCTGCGTCCGCAGGAAGTGCCGCAAATGCCATGA
- a CDS encoding MFS transporter gives MASVTFVGILSELVPSGILPQMTAGLGVEESDVGFLVGVYALASAIAAIPLISATLAVNRKTLLMALLIGFAASNIVVGLSSSYTVIIVFRIVGGICAGVMWPMIAAYGTRLVPEHMHGKAITVIMSGNTLGISIGLPVMTTIGLTFGWRSVFLVLGVIVAVIAVLSYFYLPAVKGEKLSRSNSPLTVLKMPSILIVLLLTFLSVAAHYGIYTYITLLVEMIGFTGGIGLALLIFGIGSVISVIVSARYIDAYLRPLVVSMLAIGAISMAMFLAFRGTIVISHAAFFLWGLAFGPLVTMYQTAVSKQVENGKDVATSLQSSVFNLSIMIATWVGGMFLNDFPTSGVRHIVVMSLVCFVLAIIIAFLSKRTLRSSPAAVVNP, from the coding sequence ATGGCCAGTGTCACTTTTGTAGGCATCCTGTCCGAGCTGGTGCCGTCGGGTATTTTGCCGCAGATGACCGCGGGGCTGGGCGTCGAGGAAAGCGACGTCGGCTTTCTGGTCGGGGTTTATGCCTTGGCTTCCGCCATTGCCGCCATTCCCCTGATCAGTGCCACTTTGGCGGTCAACCGCAAGACGCTGCTGATGGCGCTGCTGATCGGCTTCGCGGCCTCCAATATCGTCGTCGGTCTGTCGTCATCCTATACGGTCATCATCGTCTTCCGCATCGTCGGCGGCATTTGCGCGGGCGTGATGTGGCCGATGATCGCAGCTTACGGCACGCGGCTGGTCCCCGAACACATGCATGGCAAGGCCATCACGGTCATTATGTCGGGCAACACTCTGGGTATCAGTATCGGCCTGCCGGTGATGACGACGATCGGCCTCACATTCGGCTGGCGCAGCGTCTTCCTGGTCCTGGGTGTGATTGTCGCAGTCATTGCCGTGTTGTCGTATTTCTATTTGCCTGCGGTGAAAGGTGAGAAGCTCAGCAGGAGCAATTCGCCCCTGACGGTACTGAAAATGCCCTCGATCCTGATCGTGCTGCTGCTGACCTTCCTGTCAGTCGCGGCCCACTACGGCATCTACACCTACATTACCCTGCTGGTGGAGATGATCGGCTTCACAGGCGGCATCGGCCTGGCACTGCTGATCTTTGGAATCGGCTCGGTCATCTCGGTCATTGTTTCCGCAAGATATATCGACGCATATCTGCGTCCTCTGGTCGTCAGCATGCTCGCCATTGGTGCGATTTCCATGGCCATGTTTCTGGCCTTCAGGGGAACGATCGTCATTTCGCATGCCGCGTTTTTTCTCTGGGGCCTGGCCTTCGGCCCGCTGGTGACAATGTATCAGACCGCCGTCAGCAAACAGGTCGAGAACGGCAAGGATGTCGCGACTTCATTGCAATCCAGCGTCTTCAACTTGTCGATCATGATCGCCACCTGGGTCGGTGGTATGTTCCTGAATGATTTTCCGACATCTGGCGTCAGGCACATCGTGGTCATGTCACTGGTCTGTTTCGTTCTGGCCATCATCATCGCATTCCTGTCCAAACGCACCCTGCGGTCTTCACCAGCGGCAGTGGTCAATCCGTGA
- a CDS encoding FAD-dependent oxidoreductase, which translates to MSTSTQIDTGAGDPVVVIGGGLAGLYAAWRLTQVGVNVVLVEAQPRLGGRILSEPLPGLAPPVSTAYDLGPTWYWPALQTRLPQLIHQLGLHVFEQPADGAVLFESSPDQTERVAYSPAMAGSMRLHGGMARLITALASHIDPSRIRLGHRVVGLHLVDDVLELDVATGDEGPSVQLRATRVVCTLPPRLLARSVSFAPPLPDAIIDNWLAVPTWMAAHAKFVAVFERAFWCNAGLSGQAQSRVGPLVEIHDATEPGGQPALFGFFGVPVEARRTAGTQLHEAALAQLQRLFGPAAAKPLHTFYKDWVDDAFIATRDDETAPLSHPAYGAHTALPGRWKDRLWLAGTESAREHGGYLEGALEAAEVAVQELLAQLPTAAC; encoded by the coding sequence ATGTCGACGTCCACGCAGATTGATACCGGCGCCGGCGACCCGGTGGTCGTGATTGGTGGCGGGCTTGCCGGACTGTACGCCGCCTGGCGGCTGACGCAGGTCGGGGTCAACGTTGTGCTGGTGGAGGCACAGCCGCGGCTCGGTGGCCGGATCTTGTCGGAGCCTCTGCCTGGGCTGGCCCCTCCCGTCAGTACCGCCTATGACCTCGGGCCCACCTGGTACTGGCCCGCGCTGCAGACCCGCCTCCCACAACTGATTCATCAGCTGGGTCTGCATGTGTTCGAGCAGCCGGCCGACGGCGCTGTGCTGTTCGAGTCCTCGCCCGACCAGACTGAGCGTGTGGCCTATAGCCCGGCAATGGCCGGTTCGATGCGCCTGCACGGCGGCATGGCGCGCCTCATCACTGCGCTTGCGTCACACATCGACCCCAGCCGCATTCGGCTTGGCCATCGGGTGGTCGGCCTGCACCTGGTCGATGATGTCCTTGAGCTGGACGTCGCCACTGGCGACGAGGGACCAAGCGTGCAGCTGCGTGCGACGAGGGTCGTCTGCACACTGCCGCCACGTCTGCTGGCCCGGTCGGTGTCCTTCGCTCCACCGTTGCCGGATGCCATCATTGATAACTGGTTGGCGGTCCCGACGTGGATGGCCGCGCATGCCAAGTTCGTAGCGGTCTTCGAACGTGCGTTCTGGTGCAATGCCGGCCTGTCCGGTCAGGCACAGAGCCGGGTCGGGCCACTGGTGGAGATCCACGACGCGACAGAACCAGGCGGGCAGCCAGCGCTGTTTGGGTTCTTCGGCGTGCCCGTTGAAGCCCGCCGTACGGCTGGTACGCAGCTCCATGAGGCTGCGCTCGCGCAACTGCAGCGCTTGTTCGGACCCGCCGCGGCGAAGCCATTGCACACCTTCTACAAGGACTGGGTGGACGACGCGTTCATCGCTACGCGCGACGACGAGACGGCGCCCCTGTCCCATCCCGCCTATGGCGCCCACACGGCCCTGCCCGGGCGCTGGAAGGACCGCCTGTGGTTGGCCGGCACGGAGTCGGCCCGCGAGCACGGTGGCTATCTCGAAGGAGCGCTGGAAGCGGCAGAGGTCGCCGTCCAGGAGCTGCTTGCCCAGCTGCCGACGGCAGCTTGCTGA
- a CDS encoding NAD(P)H-dependent oxidoreductase, with the protein MSQYPIAVLIGSLRRDSFNRKLATAIAKLAPPEFSFKQVEIGDLPLYNQDDDENQAEAVKRLKGEITAARGLLFVTAEYNRSIPGVLKNAIDHASRPYGESVWAGKPAGVLGASIGAIGTAVAQQHLRNSLAYLDVPTLGQPEAFIHVREGLFDPSGNIGADSRKFLQDWMDRYVVWVKKHAG; encoded by the coding sequence ATGAGCCAATATCCCATCGCTGTACTGATCGGCAGCCTTCGCCGTGATTCGTTCAACCGCAAACTCGCGACTGCGATCGCGAAACTTGCCCCACCAGAGTTCTCGTTCAAGCAAGTCGAGATCGGCGATCTGCCACTCTACAACCAGGACGATGATGAAAACCAGGCCGAGGCCGTCAAGCGCTTGAAAGGTGAAATCACGGCCGCTCGTGGGCTGCTATTTGTCACAGCCGAATACAACCGTTCCATTCCAGGCGTGCTCAAGAACGCGATCGACCATGCCTCGCGCCCGTACGGTGAAAGCGTCTGGGCGGGCAAACCGGCCGGCGTGCTGGGTGCCTCGATTGGCGCCATCGGCACGGCGGTGGCGCAGCAGCATCTGCGCAACAGCCTCGCGTATCTGGACGTGCCGACGCTGGGGCAGCCCGAAGCGTTCATCCACGTCAGGGAGGGATTGTTCGACCCGTCAGGCAACATTGGTGCGGATAGCAGAAAGTTCCTGCAGGACTGGATGGACCGCTACGTCGTGTGGGTAAAAAAGCATGCCGGCTGA
- a CDS encoding DsbA family protein: protein MMDCDPITGACLLPDPDRPGDSIAPARNHGWALHYIGDPMCSWCWGIAPTIDAIEAFCAAEGIEFSLTMGGLRAGGGDPWNAAFKDFLRDEWRRIAQATGQPFGFTLLESPHFDYDTEPACRAVATVKLLQARNRLPNSTTLKFFSAVQHKFYVDGQDPKVTDFYASICAGLGLDFNEFGAVFDSPEALQAVQQEFVRCRQWGVRSFPTLLLEHHGQTEPLAVGYVTAEQIFSRLRQKIAT, encoded by the coding sequence ATGATGGACTGTGATCCCATTACAGGCGCCTGCCTGCTGCCCGACCCGGACAGGCCCGGCGACTCCATCGCGCCTGCCAGGAACCACGGTTGGGCCCTCCACTATATTGGCGATCCGATGTGTTCCTGGTGCTGGGGCATCGCGCCTACCATCGACGCAATAGAGGCCTTTTGCGCAGCGGAAGGCATTGAATTCTCGCTCACCATGGGCGGCCTGCGAGCGGGTGGCGGCGACCCGTGGAACGCGGCATTCAAGGATTTTCTCCGCGACGAATGGCGCCGCATCGCCCAGGCCACCGGGCAGCCATTCGGCTTCACACTGCTGGAGTCACCGCATTTCGACTATGACACCGAGCCCGCCTGCCGCGCCGTCGCGACCGTCAAGCTGCTGCAGGCCCGGAACCGCCTCCCGAACTCGACCACATTGAAATTCTTCTCGGCAGTGCAGCACAAATTCTATGTGGACGGACAAGACCCCAAAGTGACGGACTTCTATGCCAGCATTTGTGCCGGCCTGGGACTGGATTTTAACGAATTCGGCGCTGTGTTCGATTCGCCAGAAGCCCTGCAGGCGGTTCAACAGGAATTCGTTCGCTGTCGGCAATGGGGCGTGCGCTCCTTTCCGACGCTGTTGCTGGAGCACCATGGCCAGACAGAGCCGCTGGCCGTGGGGTATGTCACGGCAGAACAAATATTCTCCCGACTGCGGCAAAAAATCGCCACTTGA
- a CDS encoding monooxygenase, which translates to MSYLLQVDFPYAGPWEQAMTKAMEDLARSIAEEPGLLWKIWTENEAAGEAGGIYLFTDIASAEAYLAMHTARLKGFGIPHVNGKIFVVNEVLSQMDRGPV; encoded by the coding sequence ATGAGCTACCTGCTTCAGGTTGATTTTCCCTATGCTGGCCCTTGGGAACAGGCCATGACCAAAGCCATGGAGGATCTCGCACGGTCGATTGCCGAAGAGCCGGGACTTCTCTGGAAGATATGGACGGAAAACGAGGCTGCTGGCGAGGCGGGTGGCATCTATCTGTTCACGGATATTGCCAGTGCCGAAGCCTACCTGGCAATGCACACGGCGCGCCTCAAAGGCTTCGGGATCCCTCATGTGAATGGAAAGATCTTTGTTGTGAACGAAGTGCTGTCGCAGATGGATCGTGGGCCCGTTTGA
- a CDS encoding MFS transporter encodes MKPLKDVSVLAEALSPLRHPPYAVLWTATVVTNIGWWMYTAAAAWLMTDLSINPLMVSLVQALSSLPMFLLALPAGALADIVDKRRLLIWAECGISIIAATLAVLVWHDRITPVTLLIFTFLLGAGAAIVTPPLQSIVPLLIRSKDELPAAVALNSVGMNISRAIGPALVGVLTVGVGIAAPFWVNAIANIGSIGGLLWWRPPKKPSSRLPAERFVAAIRTGVRYARNHLPLRATLFRSIGFFLFASAYWALLPLVARTQIGGGPTLYGLLLSAIGGGAIVGAMILPRLRAMFSSNALVAGAAVGTAFALVIFGVAREPWTALIASLLAGSCWITAVSSLNVSAQFTLPDWVRGRGLAIYVTIFSGALAIGSALWGGLASIIGLSMTHFVAAACTLLAIPLTRRWKLQGSRAMDLAPSMHWPVPVVAGQIDDDAGPVLVTIEYTVHPNQREPFLAALYRLSAQRRRDGAYAWGVFEDAAERGRFIETYLVESWLEHLRLHERVTRADHAVEECVHGFLITAPKITHLVTPT; translated from the coding sequence ATGAAGCCTTTAAAAGACGTCTCGGTGTTGGCCGAGGCCTTGAGCCCGTTACGCCATCCGCCCTACGCGGTACTGTGGACGGCAACGGTCGTCACCAACATCGGTTGGTGGATGTATACCGCTGCCGCAGCCTGGCTGATGACGGACCTCAGCATCAATCCCTTGATGGTCTCGCTGGTGCAGGCCTTGTCGAGCCTGCCGATGTTTCTGCTGGCGCTACCGGCCGGCGCTCTGGCGGATATCGTCGACAAGCGGCGCCTGCTGATTTGGGCCGAGTGCGGTATTTCCATTATTGCGGCGACCTTGGCGGTGCTTGTGTGGCATGACCGCATCACACCGGTCACACTATTGATCTTCACCTTTCTGCTCGGCGCAGGCGCTGCGATCGTCACACCCCCGTTGCAGTCAATCGTCCCGCTGCTGATCCGGAGTAAAGACGAACTTCCTGCGGCTGTAGCACTCAATAGCGTTGGCATGAACATCAGTCGGGCCATTGGCCCGGCGTTAGTGGGTGTGCTGACCGTCGGTGTCGGCATCGCCGCACCGTTCTGGGTCAATGCGATTGCCAACATTGGGAGCATCGGCGGGTTGCTGTGGTGGCGTCCCCCGAAGAAGCCAAGCAGTCGGCTGCCGGCGGAACGCTTTGTTGCCGCGATCCGGACAGGTGTCCGTTATGCACGCAATCATCTACCCTTGCGCGCAACACTGTTTCGCTCGATCGGATTCTTTCTGTTTGCAAGCGCCTATTGGGCCTTGTTGCCGCTCGTTGCCCGCACGCAGATCGGTGGCGGCCCTACGCTTTATGGGCTCTTGCTGAGCGCGATTGGCGGCGGCGCCATCGTCGGTGCCATGATTTTGCCCAGGCTCCGGGCGATGTTCAGTTCGAATGCACTGGTCGCAGGTGCGGCAGTGGGTACCGCCTTTGCGCTCGTGATATTCGGCGTTGCACGCGAGCCGTGGACCGCGCTTATCGCGAGTCTGCTGGCCGGCAGCTGTTGGATCACCGCGGTCTCGAGTCTGAATGTTTCGGCACAGTTTACACTGCCCGATTGGGTGCGTGGGCGCGGGCTCGCAATCTATGTCACCATCTTTTCCGGTGCACTGGCGATCGGCAGCGCGCTTTGGGGAGGGTTGGCCAGCATCATCGGTCTGTCGATGACACATTTTGTTGCAGCGGCATGCACGCTGCTCGCAATACCGCTGACACGGCGCTGGAAGCTGCAGGGGTCCCGCGCAATGGACCTTGCACCTTCGATGCATTGGCCGGTGCCGGTAGTCGCGGGTCAGATCGATGACGATGCCGGCCCTGTGTTGGTTACCATCGAATACACCGTGCATCCGAACCAGCGCGAACCGTTTCTCGCTGCGCTCTACCGTCTGTCGGCTCAGCGGCGGCGTGATGGGGCTTACGCTTGGGGTGTATTCGAAGACGCCGCAGAGCGCGGCAGATTCATTGAAACCTATTTGGTCGAATCCTGGCTCGAGCACCTGCGCCTGCACGAGCGTGTGACCCGGGCCGATCATGCGGTGGAGGAGTGCGTTCACGGCTTCCTGATCACCGCACCGAAGATCACGCATCTGGTCACGCCCACATGA
- a CDS encoding DUF2189 domain-containing protein yields MTLLVSKTGIEVEIPKIQRVAGDAPYRWLRQGWADVKINRLLSIGIGVLYVAVGYLVSYVGWQAPWALMTIGTGFVLVAPVLAIGFYGISRAHEQNKVPTFAQAWRYWRGNGLSVFLYGMMLLLVLFFWSWFNWLTTVLVIGVADGMFVPSLEVLLFSSEGWALIAMYAGMGLLVAIAVFSGSVVTLQMMMDRNIDPVTAVVASVSVVRQNKRVMAKWAVIIFGLTAFGIATAYLGLILIFPLLGHASWHAYRELVT; encoded by the coding sequence ATGACATTGCTGGTCAGTAAAACGGGAATAGAAGTTGAAATTCCGAAAATTCAGCGGGTAGCGGGCGATGCGCCGTATCGCTGGTTGCGACAGGGGTGGGCGGACGTCAAGATAAACCGCCTGCTCAGCATAGGCATCGGCGTGCTTTACGTTGCCGTGGGTTACCTGGTGAGCTACGTGGGCTGGCAGGCACCCTGGGCCCTGATGACAATTGGTACCGGCTTCGTACTGGTTGCGCCGGTACTGGCGATCGGGTTTTACGGCATCAGTCGCGCCCACGAACAGAATAAGGTACCCACGTTCGCGCAAGCATGGCGTTATTGGCGCGGCAACGGCCTATCGGTGTTCTTATACGGCATGATGCTGTTGCTGGTGCTGTTCTTCTGGTCCTGGTTCAACTGGCTGACGACAGTACTGGTCATAGGCGTGGCGGATGGTATGTTCGTGCCAAGCCTTGAAGTATTGTTGTTCTCGTCGGAAGGCTGGGCACTCATCGCAATGTATGCTGGAATGGGCCTGCTGGTCGCTATAGCGGTATTCTCCGGTAGTGTTGTCACCCTGCAGATGATGATGGATCGTAACATTGATCCGGTTACCGCAGTGGTGGCAAGTGTGAGTGTAGTCAGGCAGAACAAACGCGTCATGGCGAAATGGGCCGTCATCATTTTCGGGTTGACTGCATTCGGCATCGCGACCGCTTACCTGGGGCTGATATTGATTTTCCCCTTGCTGGGGCATGCGAGCTGGCACGCCTACCGCGAGTTGGTTACCTAG
- a CDS encoding DUF5996 family protein, translating to MTDIVSSNLWPELPVLAAWQETADTVHMWAQVVGKIRLELGPWINHSWGNALYVTPRGLTTSSIPYQRRSFAIDFDFVNHALAVYTSDGGERTFALRPMTVAAFYHQLMDALGELSIHVNIFTRPVEVEVATPFESNTSDASYDADAMHRFWQALVQADRVLNAFRAGYLGKVSPVHFFWGAFDLAVTRFSGRPAPTHPGGVPNCADWVMQEAYSHELSSAGFWPGAGLGEAAFYAYAYPTPDGFAGYPVQPAAAYYHEGLGEFILPYAAVRTAAAPDDTLLAFLQSTYDAAVETGGWDHAVLDYPDYPGGRTSNPRVV from the coding sequence ATGACCGACATCGTGAGCTCAAACCTCTGGCCTGAACTGCCCGTTCTGGCCGCTTGGCAGGAGACCGCCGATACCGTGCATATGTGGGCGCAGGTCGTGGGTAAGATACGTCTGGAACTCGGCCCCTGGATCAATCATTCCTGGGGTAATGCCCTGTATGTGACGCCCCGCGGGCTGACGACGTCATCCATTCCTTACCAGCGTCGAAGCTTCGCAATCGACTTTGACTTCGTGAATCACGCACTCGCAGTGTACACCTCGGATGGCGGCGAACGCACGTTCGCGCTACGCCCTATGACGGTGGCCGCGTTTTATCATCAGCTTATGGACGCCTTGGGTGAACTGAGCATCCACGTCAATATTTTTACGCGCCCGGTCGAGGTCGAAGTCGCCACGCCGTTTGAAAGCAATACGTCGGATGCGAGCTACGATGCCGACGCCATGCACCGCTTCTGGCAGGCACTGGTGCAGGCCGATCGCGTATTGAACGCGTTTCGTGCCGGCTATCTCGGCAAGGTCAGTCCGGTTCATTTTTTCTGGGGGGCGTTCGATCTGGCCGTGACGCGTTTTTCCGGCCGTCCCGCGCCAACCCATCCCGGCGGTGTGCCCAACTGCGCCGACTGGGTTATGCAGGAAGCCTATTCGCACGAGCTCTCCAGCGCCGGATTCTGGCCGGGGGCCGGCCTCGGCGAGGCGGCCTTTTACGCGTATGCCTACCCGACGCCTGATGGCTTCGCCGGGTATCCGGTCCAGCCGGCGGCGGCCTATTATCACGAGGGCCTGGGCGAGTTCATTTTGCCTTATGCGGCCGTGCGCACGGCCGCTGCACCGGACGACACGCTGCTGGCTTTTCTGCAGAGCACCTACGACGCCGCGGTCGAGACTGGCGGCTGGGATCATGCTGTACTGGACTATCCGGACTATCCTGGCGGCCGGACCAGCAACCCGCGCGTGGTCTGA